A single region of the Triticum dicoccoides isolate Atlit2015 ecotype Zavitan chromosome 2B, WEW_v2.0, whole genome shotgun sequence genome encodes:
- the LOC119362593 gene encoding cysteine proteinase inhibitor 8-like: protein MARVPVLLLALLAAALAAAPAAALGGRGARVGGWGPIPDVTDAHIQELGGWAVEQHARLASDGLRFRRVTRGEQQVVSGMNYRLFVDAADGSGKSAPYVAEVYEQSWTKTRQLTSFKPAAN, encoded by the coding sequence ATGGCGCGGGTAcccgtcctcctcctcgccctcctcgccGCGGCCCTCGCGGCCGCCccggcggcggcgctgggcggcCGCGGCGCGCGGGTCGGAGGGTGGGGCCCCATCCCGGACGTGACGGACGCGCACATCCAAGAACTCGGCGGATGGGCGGTGGAGCAGCACGCGAGGCTGGCCAGCGACGGGCTGCGGTTCCGCCGGGTCACGCGCGGCGAGCAGCAGGTCGTCTCCGGCATGAACTACCGCCTCTTCGTCGACGCGGCCGACGGCTCCGGCAAGAGCGCGCCCTACGTCGCCGAGGTGTACGAGCAGTCCTGGACCAAGACCCGCCAGctcacctccttcaagccggcggCCAACTGA